AAAGCATATATAGAAATTTTAAGTAATTTCTTTCGGGTGTAAGAATCTGATGCGCTATCAATTTGAATTTCGCCCCTACCGGCATCCATTTAAAAAATCACTGCACACCAGTCACGGCATTTGGGAAGTCCGGGAAGGTATTATAATTCGTCTCATTGCTGCAACGGGTGAAGTCGGATTCGGTGAAATTGCCCCCCTTTCTTGGTTTGGATCTGAAAGTGTGTCGCAAGCACTAAATTTTTGCAAGGAATTGCTGGCTGAAATCAGCCCAGAAACAATATTATCAATTCCCGCAAAATTACCCGCTTGCCAATTTGGTTTCGAGTCTGCTATGGAAGCCATAATTACATCTCCCCAAATTTCTAAATCTCAGCAGCTAAACCCCCTCAGCTACAGCGGGTTATTACCGGCAGGCAAAAAAGCACTTTCAATCTGGCAAGCGCTTTGGCATCAAGGCTACCGCACATTTAAATGGAAAATTGGCGTAGCAGATATTCAAGAAGAACTTAAGCTTTTTCAGCAGCTGATTCAAGCGCTGCCAGTATCAG
The Microcoleus sp. FACHB-672 DNA segment above includes these coding regions:
- a CDS encoding o-succinylbenzoate synthase; translation: MRYQFEFRPYRHPFKKSLHTSHGIWEVREGIIIRLIAATGEVGFGEIAPLSWFGSESVSQALNFCKELLAEISPETILSIPAKLPACQFGFESAMEAIITSPQISKSQQLNPLSYSGLLPAGKKALSIWQALWHQGYRTFKWKIGVADIQEELKLFQQLIQALPVSAKVRLDANGGLNWEQANQWLQACDQSGVVEFLEQPLAVNQFEGMLKLSNQYSTQLALDESVATITQMQGCYQRGWGGIFVIKPAIAGFPSQLRKFHQEYKIDAVFSSVFETAIGRKFALQLSAELQTSRAVGFGVNHWFAEGNETCCEQLWNSL